From Lutra lutra chromosome 14, mLutLut1.2, whole genome shotgun sequence, a single genomic window includes:
- the LOC125084683 gene encoding spermatogenesis-associated protein 31E1-like isoform X2 → MNPVTTMRACGLEQCCLGLPSPIPQRSPLKRHCTQPPIRSLDPAFCCDPVSCFQVSENFWIISKSFKTCSPSCKGKESAPFSPGWASPSLWCDPWAAGNSLWGCSGGLGGAVGTDCDQSPRLRDSRSIVMWVWGVEGSGDRSQPQLLQQQLAPPVSHSCLVRLSDQGGFHRFLHQAAPGQVRRGVPAGAHQPCRELVEDADPTVAPSPALTPLTGSPRPLASTLPAGPMTSISVASHSSLSTSWLAEPFLPPDGFSHQPLALPPSPPCLPPSEASPGPLKASLAPEQPDSPLTLPQCDSRAPPPCPIPQSPAPHTPWPADRSASPVPAILGLGRSRCPISALSWWQAPANAWNLSTSTCLESHQAPLSHGPPEALFWGDPTHRQEETSIPPSINPDVQKLLEILTAKRKELKFWREKEKKERSKYQLTSFGRTFKSPGDGQDTMGCPSFWSMSGKAKQLLSPDKPPRPKIPRDNLEQKCLQLFWGLPFLHSESLMATVRVTDPPLEFPSVIFNELSHALPLQIQGNVAPRLSLTHDLLDPLARPQSLTLRLSQSLPLPLAQPQPLPLTQPQPLPLDQPQLPPLTEPQTQASLAPSVPVGPSSLPLEMGSCEVSCPVAQKTWSYMSSAVQNLECHFLEKQLERGKLPPVVKRSQEVFSQGPPDLPQGGQAPEGHRSVSVLPGELIDSELCEQPDWHLWKRLMKQEMDPSCRVHLNIQPHQEFQKVPQAHSWHSPTSESESTDGSCQATQKTGSRYPGTTVPGKRLGKDSSSSAGRIWKDLHRGATGSPEKAPGRNREESDTDLKPSTSSAEKKRPEKDLRAHFRKLGQFREGQMPLDVQPSRLAAHHASDLPGKPSPHGNPGKPVLSKCWESSHDISILSPYAQRMLEAHIIRLRVKHRWGLPLKVLKTINLFKLKKGFLLSQSFPPRSATCVSKAGSGTKFLGNPPQPYQGEVMKESYPTWGGALSVPQPTCEEIQQALEGSSPGGGPLAGQGASPPSRTSTYGFVGRIWHSETPSRTLMNSNLESSPSPAMATKEPRRVNGGQASRDVTVLELNLEPQDLSAKEPGEVGEVKETPAWGVTLEPRVLANNQGLRGKGRRSGSSGKSDSPLQHTKLVVRDPEELCLEAWHRRSEPRKLMESENQPCDPTPTIFLQDCETGVLLQDCATESLLQDCQSNMFIAADILASQGSLSGFQSGSSEDTSTSQVLHGQRSHGQSPYRQPGHLGLQHQCKSPSRSRITPKERESSRRSPLRAPAKELSELKLLQISEVKHPVQSKESGEASGSKACEILLKKEEAPPESYFRRRMTHLFQWFFPSRGRGLENSLQKGKPSSSQGRRQVMGRSAMERASAEAQVVVRAVERILEEKMLPYQGLRVPEVGRCKKDLQASGDPNVSYHRVLSYQEQRRVMRETASPQGTPRGHNYANKTEWIGWPFPTRVPECPSRPCQNRSLVPGPSGRTLQAHCPRHCLLQRDISPGQPLRASHAFPGRTNFLQEKTQTMQRKSFFFSH, encoded by the exons ATGAATCCTGTAACCACCATGAGGGCATGTGGCCTTGAACAGTGCTGTTTGGGGCTCCCGAGTCCAATCCCCCAAAGGTCTCCCCTAAAGAGACATTGTACCCAGCCTCCCATAAGATCCCTGGACCCCGCCTTCTGCTGTGACCCAGTCTCCTGTTTTCAGGTTTCAGAAAATTTCTGGATTATCTCAAAGAGTTTCAAGACCTGTTCTCCCTCCTGCAAAGGTAAAGAatctgcccccttctcccctggGTGGGCCTCCCCGAGTCTATGGTGTGACCCCTGGGCTGCAGGGAACAGCCTCTGGGGCTGTTCAGGGGGGCTGGGCGGAGCAGTGGGGACAGACTGTGACCAAAGCCCCAGGCTGAGGGACAGCAGGAGCATTGTGATGTGGGTGTGGGGCGTGGAGGGCTCTGGGGACCGCTCCCAGCCCCAACTGCTACAGCAGCAGCTCGCACCTCCTGTCTCTCACAGCTGCCTGGTGAGGCTCTCTGACCAGGGGGGCTTTCACCGCTTCTTACATCAAGCAGCCCCTGGGCAGGTGCGCCGAGGGGTGCCAGCTGGAGCCCATCAGCCATGCAGGGAGCTTGTGGAAGATGCTGATCCCACCGTGGCCCCATCACCTGCCCTAACTCCACTGACGGGGTCCCCTCGGCCTCTGGCCTCCACCCTGCCAGCGGGACCAATGACCTCAATTTCTGTTGCTTCACACTCCTCCCTGAGTACTTCCTGGCTAGCGGAGCCTTTCCTCCCCCCGGATGGCTTTTCACACCAGCCACttgctcttcccccttccccgCCATGTCTCCCTCCTTCGGAGGCCTCTCCTGGGCCTCTGAAAGCCTCCTTGGCCCCAGAGCAGCCGGACTCTCCTTTGACTCTCCCTCAGTGTGACTCAAGGGCACCCCCACCATGCCCCATCCCACAGAGTCCGGCTCCACACACACCTTGGCCAGCTGACAGGTCAGCTTCTCCTGTCCCAGCCATCTTGGGCCTGGGCCGCTCACGCTGCCCCATTTCGGCCCTGTCCTGGTGGCAGGCGCCTGCCAATGCCTGGAACCTGTCCACCTCAACATGCTTGGAGTCCCATCAAGCGCCTCTGTCCCATGGCCCACCAGAGGCCTTGTTCTGGGGAGACCCCACACACAGACAGGAAGAGACTAGCATTCCCCCTTCCATCAACCCGGATGTCCAGAAGCTTCTGGAGATACTCACTGCCAAGAGAAAAGAACTGAAGttttggagggagaaggaaaagaaagaaaggtcaaaATACCAGCTGACCTCTTTCGGGAGAACGTTCAAGTCCCCAGGTGATGGGCAGGACACCATGGGCTGCCCGTCCTTCTGGAGCATGAGTGGCAAAGCAAAACAGCTGCTCAGTCCTGACAAGCCCCCACGTCCCAAGATTCCAAGGGACAATTTGGAGCAGAAATGCCTCCAGCTCTTCTGGGGTCTCCCCTTTCTGCACAGCGAGTCCCTGATGGCCACTGTCAGGGTGACCGATCCCCCACTGGAGTTCCCCTCTGTCATATTCAATGAGCTCTCTCATGCCTTGCCACTCCAGATTCAGGGCAATGTGGCTCCACGCCTCTCCCTGACCCACGACTTACTTGACCCTTTGGCCCGGCCCCAATCCTTGACCCTGAGATTGTCCcagtccctgcccctgcctctggctcagccccag cccctccctctgactcagcctcagcccctccctctggaTCAGCCTCAGCTCCCACCTCTAACTGAGCCCCAGACCCAGGCAAGCCTTGCACCCTCTGTCCCAGTGGGACCCTCTTCTCTACCACTGGAGATGGGTAGCTGCGAGGTGTCTTGCCCTGTAGCCCAGAAGACATGGTCTTACATGTCATCTGCTGTTCAAAACCTGGAATGTCACTTTCTGGAGAAGCAACTAGAAAGGGGCAAGTTACCCCCTGTGGTGAAAAGATCTCAGGAAGTCTTTAGCCAAGGTCCTCCTGACCTTCCCCAGGGTGGCCAAGCCCCCGAGGGCCACAGGTCAGTCTCTGTCCTTCCTGGAGAATTGATCGACTCTGAGCTCTGTGAGCAACCAGACTGGCACCTTTGGAAGAGGCTCATGAAGCAAGAAATGGACCCTTCCTGCAGGGTCCACCTGAACATACAGCCTCACCAAGAGTTCCAGAAGGTGCCCCAGGCACACAGCTGGCACAGTCCCACATCTGAGTCTGAGTCTACGGATGGAAGCTGCCAGGCCACACAGAAGACTGGGTCCAGGTACCCAGGAACGACTGTGCCAGGAAAAAGACTGGGCAAGGATTCAAGCTCCAGTGCAGGGAGGATCTGGAAAGATCTACACAGGGGCGCAACAGGCTCTCCAGAGAAGGCTCCAGGAAGAAATCGTGAGGAGTCAGACACAGACTTGAAGCCCTCCACAAGCAGCGCAGAAAAGAAGCGCCCAGAGAAGGACCTGAGAGCCCATTTCAGGAAGTTGGGGCAGTTCAGAGAGGGTCAGATGCCTTTGGATGTTCAACCTTCCAGGCTCGCTGCCCACCACGCCTCGGACCTTCCCGGAAAGCCAAGCCCTCATGGGAACCCTGGAAAGCCAGTGCTTTCCAAGTGTTGGGAATCCTCCCATGATATTTCCATCCTCAGTCCATATGCTCAGCGGATGCTAGAAGCACATATCATAAGGCTCAGGGTGAAGCACCGGTGGGGCCTCCCCCTCAAGGTTCTCAAGACTATAAACCTCTTCAAGTTGAAGaagggcttcctcctctcccagtccTTCCCACCCCGCTCAGCAACCTGCGTATCCAAGGCCGGCTCAGGCACCAAGTTCTTGGGAAATCCTCCTCAGCCCTATCAAGGAGAGGTGATGAAAGAGTCTTACCCCACCTGGGGGGGGGCCCTCAGTGTTCCCCAGCCTACGTGTGAGGAAATCCAGCAGGCTCTGGAAGGGTCCTCACCTGGGGGTGGTCCTCTGGCTGGACAGGGGGCCAGTCCACCTTCTCGGACCTCCACATACGGCTTTGTGGGTAGAATCTGGCACAGTGAAACTCCCTCTAGGACTCTTATGAACAGCAACTTGGAGTCAAGTCCAAGTCCAGCAATGGCCACAAAGGAGCCAAGGAGGGTGAATGGGGGTCAGGCCTCACGGGATGTGACCGTGCTAGAGCTCAACTTAGAGCCCCAGGATTTGAGTGCCAAAGAGCccggggaggtgggagaggtCAAGGAGACCCCTGCCTGGGGAGTCACCTTAGAACCCCGTGTGCTGGCCAACAACCAAGGCCTCCGTGGCAAGGGGAGAAGATCAGGGTCTTCAGGGAAAAGTGACAGCCCCCTGCAACATACAAAGTTGGTCGTCCGAGACCCCGAAGAGCTATGCCTTGAGGCATGGCACAGGAGATCAGAGCCCCGGAAGTTGATGGAGTCAGAGAACCAGCCTTGTGATCCCACCCCCACCATATTCCTCCAAGACTGTGAAACTGGGGTCCTCCTTCAAGACTGTGCGACTGAGAGTCTCCTTCAAGACTGTCAGTCCAACATGTTCATCGCTGCCGACATCTTGGCTTCTCAGGGATCTCTGTCTGGCTTCCAGAGCGGGTCCAGTGAAGACACATCTACTTCCCAGGTGCTTCATGGCCAAAGATCCCATGGCCAGAGCCCCTACAGGCAGCCAGGACACCTGGGACTGCAGCACCAATGTAAGAGCCCGAGCAGGTCACGGATCACccccaaggagagagagagctccaggAGGTCCCCCTTGAGAGCGCCTGCCAAAGAGCTGTCCGAACTGAAGCTCCTCCAGATCAGTGAGGTGAAACACCCAGTCCAGAGCAAGGAGTCAGGAGAGGCCTCGGGAAGCAAGGCCTGTGAGATCTTGCTGAAGAAGGAAGAGGCGCCGCCGGAAAGCTACTTCAGGAGAAGGATGACGCACTTGTTCCAGTGGTTCTTTCCCAGTAGAGGCAGAGGACTGGAAAATTCCCTTCAAAAGGGCAAGCCTTCATCATCCCAGGGCCGGAGACAAGTCATGGGCAGGTCAGCCATGGAGAGAGCTTCTGCCGAGGCTCAGGTGGTCGTGAGGGCTGTGGAGCggatcctagaggagaaaatgttGCCTTACCAGGGACTCAGGGTCCCGGAGGTAGGCCGGTGCAAAAAGGATCTCCAGGCTTCGGGAGACCCCAATGTCTCCTACCACAGGGTTCTCTCTTACCAAGAGCAGAGGAGAGTGATGAGGGAGACAGCCAGTCCACAGGGCACCCCCAGGGGACACAACTATGCCAACAAGACCGAGTGGATTGGGTGGCCCTTCCCCACCAGGGTGCCAGAGTGCCCAAGCAGACCCTGCCAGAACCGGTCCCTGGTGCCGGGCCCTTCAGGCCGCACCCTTCAGGCCCACTGCCCCAGGCACTGCCTCCTTCAAAGAGACATTTCACCTGGCCAGCCACTGCGTGCTTCTCATGCCTTTCCTGGCAGGACAAATTTCCTCCAAGAAAAAACACAAACGAtgcaaagaaaatctttttttttctcacattag